The following coding sequences lie in one Globicephala melas chromosome 15, mGloMel1.2, whole genome shotgun sequence genomic window:
- the NTHL1 gene encoding endonuclease III-like protein 1 isoform X2, whose protein sequence is MNAVGVRMVTRSRSRGPGAGQQGSREKPAPLRREEAAAGRKSYSPVKRQRKAQRLNVAYEASEGEKGEGVEHLQSPAWEPQDWRQQLENIRTMRSGKDAPVDQLGVEHCYDLSAPPKVRRYQVLLSLMLSSQTKDQVTAGAMQRLRARGLTVDSILQMDDSTLGTLIYPVGFWRNKVKYIKQTSAILQQRYDGDIPASLAELVALPGVGPKMAHLAMAVAWGTVSGIAVDTHVHRIVNRLRWTRKATKSPEETRRALEEWLPRELWSEINGLLVGFGQQTCLPLHPRCQACLNRALCPAAQGL, encoded by the exons ATGAATGCGGTGGGCGTGAGGATGGTGACCCGCAGCCGGAGCCGGGGACCCGGGGCCGGTCAGCAAGGAAGTAGGGAGAAGCCCGCGCCGCTCCGGAGAGAAGAGGCGGCTGCAG GTAGGAAAAGCTACAGCCCTGTGAAGCGTCAGCGGAAGGCTCAAAGACTGAATGTGGCCTACGAGgcctcagaaggtgagaaaggagaGGGGGTCGAGCATCTCCAGTCACCAGCCTGGGAGCCTCAGGACTGGCGGCAGCAGCTGGAGAACATCCGGACCATGAGGAGTGGAAAGGACGCGCCTGTGGACCAGCTGGGGGTTGAACACTGCTATGACCTCAGCGCACCCCCGAAG GTGCGGAGGTACCAGGTGTTGCTGTCACTGATGCTCTCCAGCCAGACCAAGGACCAGGTGACAGCAGGCGCCATGCAGCGGCTGCGGGCCCGGGGCCTGACGGTGGACAGCATCCTGCAGATGGATGACAGCACACTGGGCACGCTCATCTATCCTGTGGGCTTCTGGAGG AACAAGGTGAAGTACATCAAGCAGACCAGTGCTATCCTGCAGCAGCGCTATGATGGGGACATCCCAGCCTCCTTGGCAGAGCTGGTGGCACTGCCAGGCGTCGGGCCCAAGATGGCACATTTGGCCATGGCAGTGGCCTGGGGCACTGTGTCAGGCATTG CAGTggacacacacgtgcacagaaTCGTAAACCGACTCAGATGGACCAGGAAGGCAACCAAGTCCCCGGAGGAGACCCGCAGGGCACTGGAAGAGTGGCTGCCCAG GGAGCTGTGGAGCGAGATCAATGGACTGCTGGTGGGCTTTGGCCAGCAGACTTGCCTGCCCCTCCACCCGCGCTGCCAGGCCTGCCTCAACCGGGCCCTGTGCCCAGCTGCACAAGGACTCTGA
- the NTHL1 gene encoding endonuclease III-like protein 1 isoform X1 codes for MNAVGVRMVTRSRSRGPGAGQQGSREKPAPLRREEAAAEGRKSYSPVKRQRKAQRLNVAYEASEGEKGEGVEHLQSPAWEPQDWRQQLENIRTMRSGKDAPVDQLGVEHCYDLSAPPKVRRYQVLLSLMLSSQTKDQVTAGAMQRLRARGLTVDSILQMDDSTLGTLIYPVGFWRNKVKYIKQTSAILQQRYDGDIPASLAELVALPGVGPKMAHLAMAVAWGTVSGIAVDTHVHRIVNRLRWTRKATKSPEETRRALEEWLPRELWSEINGLLVGFGQQTCLPLHPRCQACLNRALCPAAQGL; via the exons ATGAATGCGGTGGGCGTGAGGATGGTGACCCGCAGCCGGAGCCGGGGACCCGGGGCCGGTCAGCAAGGAAGTAGGGAGAAGCCCGCGCCGCTCCGGAGAGAAGAGGCGGCTGCAG AAGGTAGGAAAAGCTACAGCCCTGTGAAGCGTCAGCGGAAGGCTCAAAGACTGAATGTGGCCTACGAGgcctcagaaggtgagaaaggagaGGGGGTCGAGCATCTCCAGTCACCAGCCTGGGAGCCTCAGGACTGGCGGCAGCAGCTGGAGAACATCCGGACCATGAGGAGTGGAAAGGACGCGCCTGTGGACCAGCTGGGGGTTGAACACTGCTATGACCTCAGCGCACCCCCGAAG GTGCGGAGGTACCAGGTGTTGCTGTCACTGATGCTCTCCAGCCAGACCAAGGACCAGGTGACAGCAGGCGCCATGCAGCGGCTGCGGGCCCGGGGCCTGACGGTGGACAGCATCCTGCAGATGGATGACAGCACACTGGGCACGCTCATCTATCCTGTGGGCTTCTGGAGG AACAAGGTGAAGTACATCAAGCAGACCAGTGCTATCCTGCAGCAGCGCTATGATGGGGACATCCCAGCCTCCTTGGCAGAGCTGGTGGCACTGCCAGGCGTCGGGCCCAAGATGGCACATTTGGCCATGGCAGTGGCCTGGGGCACTGTGTCAGGCATTG CAGTggacacacacgtgcacagaaTCGTAAACCGACTCAGATGGACCAGGAAGGCAACCAAGTCCCCGGAGGAGACCCGCAGGGCACTGGAAGAGTGGCTGCCCAG GGAGCTGTGGAGCGAGATCAATGGACTGCTGGTGGGCTTTGGCCAGCAGACTTGCCTGCCCCTCCACCCGCGCTGCCAGGCCTGCCTCAACCGGGCCCTGTGCCCAGCTGCACAAGGACTCTGA